The following proteins come from a genomic window of Tolypothrix sp. PCC 7712:
- a CDS encoding MobC family plasmid mobilization relaxosome protein: MQPDPRTNLSNQLALALSNRKVEPDTKREITITFRVSTAEKTRLEQRCNGVVQSDYIRARLFDYPLPQPKLTIPEVNRQTIYELKKIGNNLNQQTRAINEAVKIGSQPLTNNVKEYLQTIKELTALLKQTHASLSQPIPDED; this comes from the coding sequence ATGCAGCCAGACCCACGCACCAACCTTAGTAATCAACTTGCTCTAGCACTAAGTAATCGGAAAGTAGAGCCAGATACAAAGCGAGAAATAACCATTACCTTTAGGGTAAGCACTGCTGAAAAAACTAGGCTAGAACAACGGTGCAATGGTGTGGTGCAAAGTGACTATATAAGAGCGAGATTATTTGATTACCCTTTACCCCAACCAAAATTGACTATCCCCGAAGTCAACAGACAAACCATCTACGAGCTAAAAAAAATTGGTAACAACCTCAACCAACAAACCAGAGCCATCAACGAAGCAGTAAAAATTGGTAGCCAACCTCTCACCAATAATGTCAAAGAATACCTGCAAACTATAAAAGAATTAACTGCCTTATTAAAACAAACTCACGCCAGCTTATCTCAACCTATACCAGACGAGGATTAG